The Lolium rigidum isolate FL_2022 chromosome 1, APGP_CSIRO_Lrig_0.1, whole genome shotgun sequence region AACCAAATTGCCGAAAGGCCCAGACACTAGACCTGTCACCACGTTGCATAGAGCCAACCACGTGAAGCCTTGCCGCCGAACATGGTGTCAAACACTAGGAAATGAAGCTACTTAGAGAAGCCATTGAGGTAGAAGGTGTGAAGAAGAGGAGCCAAAGCCATGTCGTCGACCGCAGGAACATAGCCCGCACGAAGCACCATGCTCACGTCGTGCAAGCACGCCTCTCCAAACGGGAGAGGGGAACCCTTTTCCCCCCTTCCCAGGCACGAGGGCACCGACCCGCCGGTGAGCGAGCGCAAGGCGCGGGCCGAGAGTACCCAAAAAGGATGTAGGGGTCTGACCCAACACTAGAAGCGCTTCCACCATGGTTCCAACCTCGACACTGACAACCAGACCGGAGCACGCCCACTACCCCTCTCACGCAAAGAAGCACCTTGAAGAAGGTGACGACGCAAAGGGCGCCGCTGCCGCCCAATCCTGCGATTTAGGATATCTCCCGGGTAACGAGAGGGGAAGGGGAAGAGTACCTTAGCCTCTAGGAAGGAAGAGGGCGCCCGCATGCGTCGCCACCGTGGCGGCTGACCGGCATCTAGGGATTTCCCTCCCGGTTCTCGTCCCCACTTCCAACGCCATGCCATGCCACAGATATGGCGACCAACAGCCACTAAGGACCATCATGAGCAGAGCGGGGTGCACTAGGAGTTGCCTTCCTTCGGATATGGAGCAGCCCCCGCTCCACGGCCAATGCCCGTCAtctcctcgccgtcctcacgGCCAAGGAGAAGACCAGCACCCGCGCGCGCCGCTTGCTGCCAAGCAAGAGCCACCTCACCACCCGAGGCCGCGGCCTTGGCATCCAGAGTCGCCCTAAATAGAGGAGCGGCGTGACGGGATCCTCGCCGCTACCTTCCTCAGCGGCCGCACGGGAGCCGGGCGGTCACCTCTGGTAGCGGCAGGGAGGGAGGTTGGGGAAGGGGGCGACATCGCTAGGATTGGATCGTCACCCGAGTCGTTCGAAAGAGAGGAGCGGCGCGGGGAAAGGGGAATCCTAGACGAGTCTCCTATTGCTGACTCGGCTCATAAAAGTAACTAATATAATGTATTGTAAATAATTTGATCTTCAATAGTCTACTGTCTGTATAGCTACCATGTTTATGGTGATACCCAAAGATTCCTATCCAACTAATTTTGTGCGGTTGTCATCCCTAATACGACATAAACTATGCAACACAGGAGGACTATAACCAAAAGCGATCGACCCTAATACAGAAAAAGACAGCCGTCGCCCCTCGAAAACCCTAGCAGCCTCCACTTCAGCCCCTCCATAGATCGGTCCCCCCTCCTCCGGtatcgggaggagtggggaacccgatctattcgtggagtttgaaataaaaatagtgtTTTCAGTAGATTATGTTAGGGTTTTGATAGtcgtcttcttgttggtttcccctcaattgagatggcatcgtctgcagtaAGTGATCTTtgggctttcgttcgacgacgagatctccatCCCGACGTCAGTGGTgatgttgaaagattacaatccTCTATGTATGggccttcagatcttgcttcgctaGATCgattctagatattttctcgttgttgccgcgaggaggattatcctcgtagTTTTGTCTcggttgctacgtcctcgacaatggtgattcgtactctcggctccccATCGACATCGACAAGGCTAGTCGgttgttattccctgacatactggtgttggtactcttgccaatgttgaatgactgctttaatggttgcgcgcgtgcacgcaaCCTTGGCATCGCGgcttaaattaaaattatggaaGAACCTTCATCGGTATTTACatgtctatggttcgttatctatctttgtttgccttcagaagagtatAAGATTGTGTTTCGTAAGAAGAAAGAATTTAAAGACCTTGAAAATCTGTTGGTATCTTTTTAGACTTTATTATTTTGCAGCTCCTGTATCTCTATCATGTGCTATTTTTGTTACTATGAATATTGATTGTAAAAATAAAACTATTCGACACAGGAAGTAGTTTAGTTGATCATGGCTCCTAAATCTTCAACGCACTAAAAATGTGATATTTTAGCGAGGTGGCAAAGCACAAGTGTTACTTTGGCAAGGATAATCTTTGGTTGCCAAGTATGCTTGGTTCCAACGCTTGGGCGCTCACCGTGACACCTAAAAGAAGATGCAGGAATCGCTACCTCGGTTTTACGAACGAATGCCCTGGATGACACGATACGGTAGGATGCAGCCGTGGTTTCGTGTCAGTTGGGAGAGGGGAGAAAGAGACTGTTAATTAAGTTAACAACAAGGATGCTAATCCGTTCGCTCCCTCCGATGGATTTGATTCTCATCTCGCCTCGCAACTCGCATCGCATCACCAACGGATAAAAAGGGGATACCTTATCCCGCGGGCCCACCTGCCATCGGGACCAGCAAAATTACGAGCCACTGCCCACACGCAGATAAACTCTCGCACGCAGGCCCCTGGAGTCCTCCGTAATCACCGTCTCGCTCCACCACGCCTGACCAAACAGGACTCTTACGCGTAGCCCCCTGGAACTCCTCGAAACCACGTGCGGGTCCCGCTTCCCTGTCCTCGCCACCGCACGGGCACCGCTATATAAGCCACGCGCCATCGGGGTAGCTCCACACACGCAGAGAGAGAGCGAGCGAGAGGCCCGTCACCCCCTCCCaacccgccgccgccttccccgcgCTCGCGTCCGTTAGGGTTCCCGCCCGCCCATGGCGATCCTCGGGGAGCTCGGCACCCAGGTGCTCATCCCCGTCGCCGGCCTCATCGGCATCGCCTTCGCCGTCGCGCAGTGGGTGCTCGTCTCCAAGGTCAAGGTCAcgcccggcgccgccagcgccgccgggGGCGCCAAGAACGGATATGGCGACTAcctcatcgaggaggaggagggcctcaACGACCACAACGTCGTCGTCAAGTGCGCCGAGATCCAGACCGCCATCTCCGAAGGTGACCACCGCCTACCTCCCTCCCTCCCCCAGATCTGGTCCGGCACTCGCCCGCCGCCCGTAGATCCGCGCAATCCACGGCCGTACGAGGCCGGGGCCTCTTTCGCCGGCGGAACTTTTTTTTTTCGGCGCATTTAGAAAGCAGCGATTTTTATGGCTGCCCGTTCCGCGCATATGCTCGGTAGATTCTAGCGCTGATCTGGTGAGGGAACTTTCGAATTTTAGCTCGGCGAGCTCCTCAAATGTTGCCTGCACTTTTCACAGGCTTTTACGGATGGATAAAAAACCACGATAAAGAGCTCGACTGTAGCGACGCTAAAAGTTACCACCCCTTGTACGCAAAACAAAGCCAAATCCGTGCGCTGGAGCTTTTGGTTCCTGCGTGCGCGCTCCAAAATACTAGTGTCGTTTTCTCGGCGAACTACAAGCTCCTGTGATATTTTTTAGTCACTCACTCCCAGCTACCTACAAATCTTCATGATTTCGAAGTGGGCTCACCTGTGTTACACTTGTTTATGCGGCTCCACGTGGGGCTAGCAGCAGATCCACATCTTGCCTTTTTTAAATCTCAAAATTCATAATAGATGTTTGTAATTTGAAGCTAAATCGAGGTTCAATAAACACTTCTTTAAATGCTTCATCAACCGCTGCGCTTGCTACAGTATGTGTGTCGGTGCTGTAGTAAAGATGTAGCTTTCAGTGGCACATCTACCCGTCGCTTTCTTTTCTTCATATATAATCAGAAATGTTAACTTGCTCGTGGAAGGTGCGTGAGGGATCTGCCAAACGCAACAAGCTCGACACGTTGTGATTTGCCTAACTCGAACTTACTCCACTCTCCTGGGTCTAGGTAGATCTAGGCCTGAAACGTCATGTTCTGGGATAAGGATCTCAGCCATCTACCAACGATGTGTCAGTTTGTCCTTAGCGTTCTGAGATTGCCATCTTAATCAGCCTAATGCTTATCTGATACGTGTCCTAGTTCGTGGGATTGGTGTCACCAGTATTGACCTGAGGGGATTTCTTCTTTGATTGGGATGGATACTTTTGGTATTGTCTTCTAGGATTGGATATGTAGCTTGCTGCTTTTTTCACTTGAATAAATGTGAAATAGCAGTGGGTGGTGACACTTGTTTGTCAAATGTGTCAAATTACCTACTAATTTCAGAAAGATGGCCAGCATTTTAATCTGTTATATGAATTGCTGATGTTGCATTTTAATATTGGTGTCACAAACTCACCAATATTGACCTCAGACGTTTCTTCTTTGATTGGGATGGATACTTTTGGAACTGTCTGCTAGGATTGGATATGTAGCTTGCTCCTTTTCACTTATATGTGAAATAGCAATGGGTGGTGACATTTGTTTGCCAATCGTGTCAGTCTGTAGGTAGATCATAGTTTGTTAATTAAGAATCTCAAATCTATATTACCTGCACCGTTAATAAGTATAACAAAATGCTGATGTTTCTGAATTCTGTTGAGTTAAATCATATGATTTCTGTGTAACAATTATTTCTTATTATGATGAGCAGGAGCAACATCGTTTCTTTTCACCATGTACCAATATGTTGGCTTATTCATGATTGTCTTCGCTCTCTTGATCTTTGTCTTCCTCGGATCGATCGAGGGATTCAGCACAAAGAGCCAGCCCTGCACCTATAGCACGGGAACCTGCAAGCCAGCTCTTTACACTGCTCTCTTCAGCACTGCGGCTTTCTTGCTTGGAGCCATCACATCTCTGGTGTCTGGTTTCCTTGGCATGAAGATCGCCACATATGCCAATGCCAGAACCACCCTGGAGGCAAGGAAGGGTGTTGGAAAGGCATTCATCACCGCTTTCCGGTCTGGTGCAGTTATGGGCTTCTTGCTGTCATCAAGTGGTCTCGTGGTTCTTTACATTACCATCAACGTATTCAAGCTCTACTACGGTGATGACTGGGAAGGTCTTTTCGAGTCTATCACTGGGTATGGTCTTGGTGGCTCTTCCATGGCTCTCTTCGGAAGAGTTGGTGGAGGTATTTACACCAAGGCTGCTGATGTGGGTGCTGACCTTGTTGGCAAAGTTGAAAGGAACATTCCTGAAGATGACCCCAGGAACCCAGCTGTGAGTTCTCCTCTCTCTGCTTTTGGCTAATAGTTTTAGGCAGATTGTCTGACAATGCTTCTAATTATATGGTGACTATCATGGTGCATGAATATCGTTGCTAAACTTGGCCCTCTTGTTTGCAGGTGATAGCTGACAACGTTGGTGACAATGTTGGTGATATCGCTGGAATGGGATCAGATCTCTTTGGTTCATACGCAGAATCTTCCTGCGCTGCTCTTGTTGTTGCATCTATCTCATCTTTTGGAATCAGCCATGATTTCACCGCGATGTGCTACCCACTGCTTGTGAGCTCTGTTGGTATCATTGTCTGCTTGATTACCACACTCTTTGCAACTGATTTCTTTGAGATCAAGGCTGCAAATGAAATTGAACCTGCTCTAAAGAAGCAACTCATTATCTCCACTGCTTTGATGACTGTTGGTGTTGCGATAATCAGCTGGTTGGCTCTTCCAGCTAAGTTCACCATCTTCAACTTCGGTGCCCAGAAGGAGGTGGCCAACTGGTAATATATTACTCAATCTTTGTTTCTGTCTGAAATGTGAACTCTCTTCTGATTTTGTTGCCTTGGCTTCTCAGGGGCTTGTTCTTCTGTGTGGGAATTGGACTGTGGGCTGGTCTCATTATTGGGTTTGTGACTGAATACTACACTAGCAATGCCTACAGGTGAGCAATTTGTTAGTTTCAGTTATATTATTTCTTCATCATTCTATGTCAGTGTCTTATCATCCCAACTATTTCCTTGTGGCAGCCCTGTGCAAGATGTTGCAGATTCCTGCAGAACTGGTGCTGCCACTAACGTCATCTTTGGGCTTGCTCTGGGTTACAAGTCAGTTATCATCCCAATTTTCGCTATTGCTGTCAGCATTTACGTCAGCTTCTCTATTGCTGCAATGTACGGCATTGCAATGGCTGCTCTTGGCATGCTAAGCACAATGGCAACTGGTCTTGCTATTGATGCTTATGGTCCCATTAGTGACAATGCTGGTGGAATTGCTGAGATGGCCGGCATGAGCCACAGAATCCGTGAGAGAACTGATGCTCTTGATGCTGCTGGAAACACAACCGCTGCTATTGGGAAGGTAAATTTCCTTGCTGCATATTTGTTGGTTAACTCTTCTCCACTACTGTTATTTATTTATAGCACATCAGGAAGTTATAAGCACATGATAAATATGTGAGCTATTAAATTAGCAGGAATTAGGCAGTGTGAGATGGTTTATAGTGAAAGCTGCTGTATTAGTTATGTAACTGTAACCATGCATATAATGTTGTAGGGTTTCGCCATTGGATCAGCTGCTCTGGTGTCCCTGGCACTTTTCGGTGCTTTTGTCAGCAGAGCCGGTGTGCAGGTCGTTGATGTCCTTTCTCCAAAGGTATTCATTGGCTTGCTTGTTGGAGCCATGCTTCCCTACTGGTTCTCAGCGATGACCATGAAGAGTGTTGGAAGTGCTGCTCTCAAGATGGTTGAGGAGGTTCGCAGGCAGTTCAACACCATTCCTGGACTGATGGAGGGAACTGCCAAGCCTGACTATGCCACCTGTGTCAAGATCTCTACTGATGCTTCTATCAAGGAGATGATTCCTCCTGGTGCTTTGGTTATGCTCACGCCCCTCATTGTTGGAACCCTCTTTGGCGTGGAAACTCTATCTGGTGTTTTGGCTGGTGCTCTTGTTTCTGGAGTACAGGTACCATTGGATTTCTTTTCTTCCTTGGTACATCTGAATTGTAAATTCTAGGCATTTATTCATTTTCACCCTTGCAGATTGCCATCTCTGCTTCCAACACTGGTGGTGCATGGGACAATGCAAAGAAGTACATTGAGGTAAATGTTCTTCAATTCCTGATTGATTGGCATTGAGGTATATTGACTATTGAGGAACCAATGTTTGTCATGTTTCTAACTTTGTCATCACTTTCTTTGCTACTTCTCAGGCTGGAAACAGTGATCATGCTAGGTCCCTTGGCCCCAAGGGGTCAGACTGCCACAAGGCTGCCGTGATTGGTGACACCATTGGAGACCCCCTCAAGGACACATCTGGCCCATCCCTCAACATCCTCATCAAGCTCATGGCTGTTGAGTCCCTTGTGTTTGCGCCGTTCTTTGCCACGTACGGTGGCC contains the following coding sequences:
- the LOC124685141 gene encoding pyrophosphate-energized vacuolar membrane proton pump, which codes for MAILGELGTQVLIPVAGLIGIAFAVAQWVLVSKVKVTPGAASAAGGAKNGYGDYLIEEEEGLNDHNVVVKCAEIQTAISEGATSFLFTMYQYVGLFMIVFALLIFVFLGSIEGFSTKSQPCTYSTGTCKPALYTALFSTAAFLLGAITSLVSGFLGMKIATYANARTTLEARKGVGKAFITAFRSGAVMGFLLSSSGLVVLYITINVFKLYYGDDWEGLFESITGYGLGGSSMALFGRVGGGIYTKAADVGADLVGKVERNIPEDDPRNPAVIADNVGDNVGDIAGMGSDLFGSYAESSCAALVVASISSFGISHDFTAMCYPLLVSSVGIIVCLITTLFATDFFEIKAANEIEPALKKQLIISTALMTVGVAIISWLALPAKFTIFNFGAQKEVANWGLFFCVGIGLWAGLIIGFVTEYYTSNAYSPVQDVADSCRTGAATNVIFGLALGYKSVIIPIFAIAVSIYVSFSIAAMYGIAMAALGMLSTMATGLAIDAYGPISDNAGGIAEMAGMSHRIRERTDALDAAGNTTAAIGKGFAIGSAALVSLALFGAFVSRAGVQVVDVLSPKVFIGLLVGAMLPYWFSAMTMKSVGSAALKMVEEVRRQFNTIPGLMEGTAKPDYATCVKISTDASIKEMIPPGALVMLTPLIVGTLFGVETLSGVLAGALVSGVQIAISASNTGGAWDNAKKYIEAGNSDHARSLGPKGSDCHKAAVIGDTIGDPLKDTSGPSLNILIKLMAVESLVFAPFFATYGGLLFKYI